The following coding sequences are from one Limnobacter sp. SAORIC-580 window:
- a CDS encoding ABC transporter ATP-binding protein gives MNSTVKKPEGCIELSNVQVNFIQNGARFAAVQDVSLNVQPGEFVSVVGPSGCGKSTLLNIVAGFLKPSDGVVTMDGQAIHGPSAERGVVFQQYSLFPWLKVRENVEFGLKLQGMARHEREGKARTLLGLAGLLPFENHYPDQLSGGMKQRVGIVRALATGPRVLLMDEPFGALDSQTRVVMQEILTHMWQQWKISVLFITHDIEEAIFLSDRVYVMTARPGKIKAEIPIDLPRPRSAAMTASPVFTALHRQLKSLIREESLAAMGGEIDPATMGQSWHLGEEGMETLR, from the coding sequence ATGAACAGCACTGTGAAAAAGCCCGAGGGCTGTATTGAACTGAGCAATGTGCAGGTGAACTTCATTCAAAACGGTGCGCGTTTTGCTGCTGTTCAGGATGTTTCCCTGAATGTGCAGCCCGGTGAGTTTGTGTCGGTGGTTGGCCCATCAGGTTGCGGTAAAAGTACGCTGTTGAACATTGTGGCCGGGTTCCTGAAGCCCAGCGATGGTGTGGTCACCATGGATGGTCAGGCCATTCATGGCCCCAGTGCCGAACGTGGTGTGGTGTTTCAACAGTACTCACTCTTTCCTTGGCTCAAGGTGCGCGAGAACGTGGAGTTCGGTTTGAAGCTGCAAGGCATGGCTCGCCACGAGCGAGAAGGCAAGGCGCGCACCTTGTTGGGTTTGGCTGGTTTGCTGCCTTTCGAGAACCATTATCCTGATCAGCTTTCCGGTGGCATGAAACAACGCGTGGGCATTGTGCGGGCACTGGCCACCGGCCCGCGCGTGTTGCTGATGGACGAACCCTTCGGTGCACTCGATTCCCAAACCCGCGTAGTGATGCAGGAAATTCTGACCCACATGTGGCAGCAATGGAAAATCTCGGTGCTGTTTATTACGCATGACATTGAAGAAGCCATTTTTCTGTCCGACCGTGTGTATGTGATGACCGCCCGCCCCGGAAAAATCAAGGCGGAAATTCCCATCGATTTGCCACGGCCACGTTCGGCTGCCATGACCGCTTCGCCCGTGTTCACAGCCTTGCACCGCCAACTGAAAAGCCTGATTCGCGAAGAAAGCCTGGCTGCCATGGGTGGCGAAATTGACCCCGCCACCATGGGCCAAAGCTGGCACTTGGGCGAAGAAGGCATGGAGACGTTGCGATGA
- a CDS encoding ABC transporter permease produces the protein MSRPLEIQMPAAAKPYAPVVKASTLAPGAKEPALQAVDAPGSAPRVAVRAKAEVAEKLPARELFLISAKKHSLAALMTFLSIGALVAFWYVATLYKLDFYVRFNNIPTPGEVFTNMVELMQNQRFQTNIWKSVVRIMQGFAMATALGVTLGLLCGRFAVVRGLMFPALEVLRPIPAIAWVPISIMLWPTTESSIIFITFIGAFFPILINTMAGVKGVDPVLLRAAKSLGANEFTMLTKVILPAALPNVFTGLAVGMGVAWVSLIAAEMISGQFGVGYFTWEAYSLIEYPNIVLGMIVIGVLGLLCSGGILLLARLLMPWQQIAGPGGGK, from the coding sequence ATGTCCCGACCTCTTGAAATTCAAATGCCCGCGGCTGCGAAGCCTTATGCCCCGGTGGTGAAAGCCAGTACCCTCGCCCCCGGGGCGAAAGAACCTGCCTTGCAAGCGGTGGACGCACCCGGCAGTGCGCCACGCGTTGCAGTGCGTGCCAAAGCCGAAGTGGCTGAAAAACTGCCTGCACGTGAACTGTTTTTGATCAGTGCAAAAAAGCACAGCCTGGCTGCGTTGATGACGTTTTTGTCGATCGGCGCATTGGTGGCCTTCTGGTATGTGGCCACTTTGTACAAGCTCGACTTTTATGTGCGCTTCAACAATATTCCCACGCCGGGTGAAGTGTTCACCAACATGGTGGAGTTGATGCAAAACCAGCGCTTCCAAACCAACATCTGGAAAAGCGTGGTGCGCATTATGCAGGGCTTTGCCATGGCCACAGCCCTGGGTGTCACCTTGGGCCTGCTGTGCGGCCGCTTTGCGGTGGTGCGGGGCCTCATGTTTCCAGCGCTTGAAGTGTTGCGCCCAATTCCTGCGATTGCCTGGGTGCCCATTTCAATCATGCTGTGGCCCACCACAGAAAGCAGCATTATTTTCATCACCTTCATTGGCGCCTTCTTTCCAATCCTGATCAACACCATGGCGGGTGTGAAGGGCGTTGACCCTGTGCTGCTGCGCGCTGCAAAAAGTTTGGGTGCAAATGAGTTCACCATGCTGACCAAAGTGATATTGCCTGCAGCCCTACCCAATGTATTCACCGGTTTGGCGGTGGGCATGGGCGTGGCTTGGGTGTCGCTGATTGCAGCGGAAATGATTTCAGGCCAGTTCGGTGTGGGTTATTTCACTTGGGAAGCGTACTCGCTGATTGAGTACCCCAACATTGTGCTGGGCATGATCGTGATTGGCGTGTTGGGTTTGTTGTGCAGTGGCGGTATTTTGCTGCTGGCCCGTTTGCTCATGCCTTGGCAACAGATTGCCGGGCCCGGAGGTGGAAAATGA
- a CDS encoding HEAT repeat domain-containing protein: MSIAIPTLQERLNSPDAEVRRLAVIDLPYSDEDDIELLLLPCLHDADANVRLEAVRALEGFEDQTTVTALAQMLLDTSAVVQEAAGLVLAELKESESAPPLIPLLTHADATVRSLALKAVRALRVPEAYEPALNQLKDPSPAVRREAVGVLGYLKRAEAVGELAEVAAHDPDGEVRRIAVGALGYTNEVSVLPSLMRALNDSVWMVREEAAATIGKLGMAQATDELVKAMQDDYWQVRVKAARALGVMKALPALPALVEAMNDTVSNLRKEAAIALGEIGDKRAIPALEKALEDNDPDVRKLARLALTNITLKHS; encoded by the coding sequence ATGAGCATTGCAATTCCTACCTTGCAAGAACGGCTGAACAGCCCCGATGCCGAAGTACGCCGACTGGCTGTGATTGACTTGCCTTACAGCGATGAAGACGACATTGAGTTGTTGTTGCTGCCTTGCCTGCACGATGCCGATGCCAATGTGCGCCTGGAAGCAGTGCGTGCACTGGAAGGATTCGAGGATCAAACCACGGTCACAGCTTTGGCACAGATGCTGCTAGATACATCAGCAGTGGTTCAAGAAGCGGCCGGTTTGGTGCTTGCCGAATTGAAAGAATCTGAATCGGCGCCGCCCTTGATTCCGCTGCTGACCCACGCGGATGCCACTGTGCGTTCGCTGGCCTTGAAAGCTGTGCGTGCGTTGCGGGTGCCTGAAGCTTACGAGCCCGCCTTGAACCAGTTGAAAGACCCCAGCCCGGCAGTTCGCCGTGAAGCAGTGGGTGTGCTGGGTTACCTCAAGCGTGCAGAGGCAGTGGGTGAGCTGGCTGAAGTGGCGGCCCACGACCCCGATGGTGAAGTACGCCGAATTGCCGTGGGTGCATTGGGTTACACGAACGAGGTTAGTGTGCTGCCTTCACTGATGCGGGCTTTGAACGACAGCGTGTGGATGGTGCGAGAAGAAGCCGCAGCCACCATTGGCAAGCTGGGCATGGCACAGGCCACCGATGAACTGGTGAAAGCCATGCAAGACGATTACTGGCAAGTGCGTGTGAAAGCAGCGCGTGCCTTGGGTGTCATGAAGGCTTTGCCTGCGCTTCCTGCACTGGTGGAAGCCATGAACGACACCGTGAGCAATTTGAGAAAAGAGGCGGCCATTGCCTTGGGTGAAATTGGTGACAAACGGGCCATTCCCGCACTTGAAAAAGCGCTGGAAGACAACGACCCGGATGTGCGAAAACTGGCCCGCCTGGCACTGACCAACATCACGCTGAAACACAGCTAA
- a CDS encoding ferredoxin--NADP reductase produces MSNLAFETVLEVHHWNESLFSFKTTRSPGLRFHNGHFVMIGLQAEGKPLLRAYSIASANYEEHLEFLSIKVPDGPLTSRLQHLKPGDQLIVGQKPVGTLVIDDLNDGRNLYLLATGTGLAPFMSIIRDPDTYERFDKVVLVHGVRTVSELAYSDYIREELPKQEYIGELVQGRLLYYPTVTREPYRNRGRLTDLMHSGKLFEDLGLPALDAAHDRAMICGSPSMLEDTCKLLDAKGLKISPRQGERGDYVIERAFVEK; encoded by the coding sequence ATGAGCAATTTGGCATTTGAAACCGTGCTGGAAGTGCACCACTGGAACGAATCGCTGTTCAGCTTCAAAACCACCCGCAGCCCCGGCTTGCGTTTTCACAACGGGCACTTCGTGATGATCGGTTTACAAGCCGAAGGCAAACCGCTGCTGCGCGCTTACAGCATCGCCAGCGCCAACTACGAAGAACATCTTGAATTTTTGAGCATCAAAGTGCCCGATGGCCCGCTGACTTCCCGCCTGCAACACTTAAAGCCCGGCGACCAATTGATTGTGGGCCAAAAGCCAGTGGGCACCTTGGTGATCGACGACTTGAACGACGGGCGAAACCTGTACCTGCTGGCCACCGGTACCGGCCTTGCGCCCTTCATGAGCATTATTCGCGACCCCGACACCTACGAGCGATTCGACAAAGTGGTGCTGGTACACGGCGTGCGCACCGTGAGCGAATTGGCCTATTCCGATTACATTCGCGAAGAACTGCCCAAGCAGGAATACATTGGCGAACTGGTGCAAGGCCGCTTGCTGTACTACCCCACCGTAACCCGCGAACCCTACCGCAACCGCGGCCGCTTGACCGACCTGATGCACAGCGGCAAGTTGTTTGAAGATTTGGGCCTGCCAGCATTGGACGCTGCACACGACCGCGCCATGATTTGCGGCAGCCCCAGCATGCTGGAAGACACCTGCAAACTGCTGGATGCGAAGGGCTTAAAGATTAGCCCCAGGCAGGGCGAGCGCGGGGATTATGTGATTGAGCGGGCGTTTGTGGAGAAGTAG
- a CDS encoding GntR family transcriptional regulator has protein sequence MNGKSAIKVVEEQAFDTNVSALPLYTQVREKLRKSILDGTYAPHTQMPSESQMIRMFGVSRITIRQALGDLQKEGLIFKVMGKGSFVSKPKAFQSLSRLQGFGEAMSSSGYETYSNVLSAKPVEATAQVANRLHVKPGQPVFEIQRLRFLNREPISVDVSYFPIEIGEKLLQEDLAVRDIFAILENDHGYNLTHADLQIEAISADESLAQQLRVDEGCPLLRMERMTYAGDKPIDFEYLYYRGDAFQYRLRINRT, from the coding sequence ATGAACGGGAAATCAGCGATCAAAGTAGTGGAAGAGCAAGCATTCGATACCAATGTGTCGGCCTTGCCCTTGTACACCCAGGTGCGGGAAAAGTTGCGCAAAAGCATTCTCGATGGCACCTACGCACCGCACACACAAATGCCCTCTGAAAGCCAAATGATCCGTATGTTTGGCGTAAGCCGAATCACCATTCGCCAGGCGCTGGGCGACCTTCAAAAAGAAGGCCTGATATTCAAAGTGATGGGCAAGGGCAGTTTTGTGTCCAAACCCAAAGCGTTTCAAAGCCTGTCGCGTTTGCAGGGTTTTGGTGAAGCCATGTCGTCCTCGGGTTATGAAACCTACTCGAACGTGCTCAGCGCAAAGCCGGTTGAAGCTACCGCACAGGTGGCCAATCGCCTGCATGTCAAACCTGGTCAGCCTGTATTTGAAATTCAGCGCCTGCGCTTTTTGAATCGCGAACCCATTTCAGTGGATGTCAGTTATTTCCCAATCGAGATTGGGGAAAAGTTGCTGCAAGAGGATTTGGCTGTGCGCGACATTTTTGCAATTCTGGAAAACGACCACGGCTACAACCTGACCCACGCGGATTTGCAAATTGAAGCCATTTCAGCCGATGAATCGCTGGCCCAACAACTGCGTGTGGACGAGGGCTGCCCCTTGCTGCGCATGGAACGAATGACTTACGCGGGCGACAAGCCCATCGACTTTGAATACCTGTATTACCGGGGCGATGCATTCCAGTATCGCTTGCGCATCAACCGAACTTGA
- a CDS encoding Fic family protein codes for MLDELAARFHHQLVLIHPFPNGNGRCCRLIADLLLQKMGLEPFTWGSGGHASLVSQSEMRAEYLAALRAADQGDISPLLAFARK; via the coding sequence ATTCTGGATGAGCTGGCAGCACGATTTCACCACCAGCTTGTGCTCATCCACCCGTTTCCGAACGGCAATGGGAGATGCTGCCGTTTGATCGCCGATCTTTTACTCCAGAAAATGGGCTTGGAACCTTTTACTTGGGGCAGCGGTGGACATGCTTCCCTTGTGAGCCAGAGCGAAATGCGGGCCGAATATCTGGCCGCCCTGCGAGCAGCCGACCAAGGCGACATCTCGCCACTTCTTGCTTTCGCACGCAAATAG
- a CDS encoding 4Fe-4S dicluster domain-containing protein has product MTMAATITQVPVKVDSEKCIAEKGCTVCVDVCPLDVLAIDHVTGKAFMKFDECWYCLPCEKDCPTGAVHVDIPFLLR; this is encoded by the coding sequence ATGACCATGGCCGCAACAATTACCCAAGTCCCCGTCAAGGTGGATTCCGAGAAATGCATTGCCGAAAAAGGCTGCACCGTGTGCGTGGATGTGTGCCCGCTCGATGTGCTTGCCATTGACCACGTCACCGGCAAGGCATTCATGAAATTTGATGAATGCTGGTATTGCCTGCCCTGTGAAAAAGATTGCCCCACAGGTGCTGTGCATGTGGACATTCCATTCTTGCTGCGCTGA
- a CDS encoding fumarate reductase/succinate dehydrogenase flavoprotein subunit, with the protein MKRIDLEYDLVVIGGGTGGPMAAVKAKEQNPKLRVLLVDKANVKRSGAISMGMDGLNNAVIPGHATAEQYVKEITIANDGIVDQEAVMAYAANSFDMIQELDKWGVKFEKDETGDYSVRKVHHLGSYVLPMPEGHNMKRVLYRQLKRTRVEVTNRVVCTRLLTGANGEITGVMGFDCRTADFYVIRCKAAIIATGAAGRMGLPSSGYLMGTYENPTNCGDGHAMAYHAGAALANLECYQINPLIKDYNGPACAYVTGPFGGYTANAAGERFIECDYWSGQMMMEFYRELQSGNGPVFLKLDHLAEETISEIEVILHTNERPSRGRFHEQRGNNYRKEMIEMHISEIGFCSGHSASGIWINAQGETSVPGLYSAGDCASVPHNYMLGAFVYGKICGVNAAAYCAENTLNELDELQVKAEHDRIEAPLLRTEGPTPFQVEYKTRRLVNDYLQPPKVTRKYQIGLRRMDEVRADAANMVATNAHELMRAMETHSIIDCAEMAARASLFRTESRWGLYHYSVDHPERDDANWFCHTLLYKNAQGQMAMKKKEIEPYIVPIDEKEMDAYQRLRVVGEAA; encoded by the coding sequence ATGAAACGCATCGACTTGGAATACGACCTGGTGGTGATTGGTGGCGGCACAGGCGGCCCCATGGCTGCCGTCAAAGCGAAAGAACAAAACCCCAAGCTGCGTGTGCTGCTGGTGGACAAGGCCAACGTAAAACGCAGCGGCGCAATTTCCATGGGCATGGATGGCTTGAACAATGCCGTGATTCCTGGCCACGCCACAGCCGAGCAGTATGTGAAGGAAATCACGATTGCCAACGACGGCATTGTGGACCAAGAGGCAGTCATGGCGTATGCCGCGAACAGCTTTGACATGATTCAGGAACTCGACAAATGGGGCGTGAAATTCGAGAAAGATGAAACCGGCGACTATTCGGTGCGCAAGGTTCACCACCTGGGCAGCTATGTGTTGCCCATGCCCGAGGGCCACAACATGAAGCGCGTGCTGTACCGCCAGCTAAAGCGCACCCGTGTGGAAGTCACCAACCGCGTGGTGTGTACGCGCTTGCTGACTGGTGCCAATGGCGAGATCACCGGTGTGATGGGCTTTGATTGCCGCACGGCAGATTTTTATGTTATTCGCTGCAAGGCCGCCATTATTGCCACGGGCGCAGCCGGCCGCATGGGCTTGCCTTCTTCAGGCTATTTGATGGGCACCTACGAGAACCCCACCAACTGCGGCGATGGCCATGCCATGGCCTACCACGCAGGTGCTGCATTAGCCAACCTGGAGTGCTACCAGATCAACCCGTTGATCAAAGACTACAACGGCCCAGCTTGTGCGTATGTGACCGGCCCCTTCGGAGGTTACACGGCCAACGCAGCCGGTGAGCGCTTCATTGAATGCGATTACTGGAGTGGCCAAATGATGATGGAGTTCTATCGCGAACTGCAAAGTGGCAATGGCCCTGTGTTCTTGAAGCTGGACCACCTCGCTGAAGAAACCATCAGCGAGATTGAGGTTATTTTGCACACCAACGAGCGCCCAAGCCGTGGCCGTTTCCACGAGCAGCGTGGCAACAACTACCGCAAGGAAATGATTGAAATGCACATTTCCGAAATCGGGTTTTGCAGTGGTCACAGTGCCTCCGGTATCTGGATCAATGCGCAAGGTGAAACATCAGTACCTGGTTTGTATTCTGCCGGCGACTGCGCCAGCGTGCCGCACAACTACATGCTGGGTGCATTTGTGTACGGGAAAATTTGCGGTGTAAACGCCGCCGCCTACTGCGCTGAAAACACACTGAATGAACTGGACGAGTTACAAGTAAAAGCCGAGCACGATCGCATTGAAGCGCCGCTGCTGCGCACCGAGGGGCCTACACCCTTCCAGGTGGAATATAAAACACGCCGCTTGGTCAACGACTATTTGCAGCCGCCCAAAGTAACCCGCAAATACCAAATCGGTTTGCGCCGCATGGACGAGGTACGCGCCGATGCGGCAAACATGGTGGCCACCAATGCCCATGAATTGATGCGCGCCATGGAAACGCATTCGATCATCGACTGCGCCGAAATGGCCGCGCGCGCCAGCCTGTTCCGCACCGAAAGCAGGTGGGGCCTTTACCACTACAGCGTAGACCACCCCGAGCGCGATGACGCCAACTGGTTCTGCCACACCCTGCTGTACAAAAACGCGCAAGGCCAAATGGCCATGAAGAAAAAGGAAATCGAGCCCTACATTGTGCCCATCGATGAAAAGGAAATGGATGCTTACCAGCGCTTGCGCGTGGTCGGTGAAGCCGCTTGA
- a CDS encoding gamma-butyrobetaine hydroxylase-like domain-containing protein — protein MNSASIQPVAVTDQRASQLLRIEWADGAVSELPHSLLRTHCKCAECVAAQRAGQAVVQGSAITGIEMVGEHALNFKFADGHERGIFPWAYLRELGVA, from the coding sequence ATGAACAGCGCATCAATCCAACCCGTTGCGGTTACAGACCAACGCGCCTCGCAACTGTTGCGCATTGAATGGGCCGACGGCGCGGTTAGCGAATTGCCCCACAGTTTGCTGCGTACACATTGCAAGTGTGCAGAATGCGTGGCTGCGCAGCGCGCAGGGCAAGCCGTGGTGCAGGGCAGCGCCATTACCGGCATTGAAATGGTGGGCGAACACGCCCTGAACTTTAAATTTGCAGACGGCCACGAACGTGGAATTTTCCCCTGGGCCTACCTGCGTGAACTTGGAGTTGCATGA
- a CDS encoding ABC transporter substrate-binding protein produces the protein MNTGIFKGIAAQGKVVGRFIGIRAASALVACTLSFPALAEVVTVGIGTQNTTTNTVTGGVVLKELGLIEKHLAKVPRFKDIQFKIEWQNFTSGPPVTNGMVANTLQIGMMGDYPLLVNGATFQNGNETKSRLIALIAYNAEGAGNGVVVHKDSPYYELADLKGKKLSVPFGSAAHGMLLKALEDRGWTAEDFELSSQSPEVGTSSLQEKRIDGHADFVPFAELLPYRGFARKIFDGAETKVPTFHGVVVREDFAKKYPEFVVAYIKALMEANDWVRKNPVQAAAKIEEWTRIEKEVAYMFLGPGGVHTLDPTIKPKWVETVKYDHGVLKRMGRVKEFDADAWVDETYVKQAFKELGLDYAKQKASTTNYEISGTDPLCGGKITEPRQAGEVWIEGGAITAYKSANCTLAAIKKAQGEGKKIGVAYVYDQSMKIKVFADKAFYSLKAGAKTPEIVPFLLKKDAEAFAAKNGGKVGLYDDALALAVVGK, from the coding sequence ATGAACACGGGAATCTTCAAAGGAATCGCAGCACAGGGCAAGGTAGTTGGCAGGTTCATCGGCATTCGCGCAGCCAGCGCGCTGGTGGCCTGCACACTTTCATTTCCAGCATTGGCCGAAGTGGTCACGGTGGGAATTGGTACACAGAACACCACCACCAACACAGTAACTGGCGGTGTTGTATTGAAAGAACTCGGCTTGATTGAAAAGCACCTGGCCAAGGTGCCACGTTTCAAAGACATTCAGTTCAAGATTGAATGGCAAAACTTCACTTCTGGCCCACCCGTGACCAACGGCATGGTGGCCAATACTTTGCAAATCGGCATGATGGGCGACTACCCGCTGCTGGTGAACGGTGCCACGTTTCAAAACGGCAATGAAACCAAAAGCCGCCTGATTGCGCTGATTGCCTACAACGCGGAAGGTGCGGGCAATGGCGTGGTGGTGCACAAAGACTCCCCTTACTATGAGCTGGCTGACCTGAAAGGCAAAAAACTCTCCGTGCCTTTTGGGTCGGCAGCACATGGTATGTTGCTCAAGGCGCTGGAAGACCGTGGCTGGACTGCCGAAGACTTCGAGCTTTCCAGCCAAAGTCCGGAAGTGGGCACCTCCAGCTTGCAAGAAAAGCGCATTGATGGCCATGCTGACTTTGTACCGTTTGCCGAGCTTCTTCCTTACCGTGGTTTTGCCCGCAAAATTTTCGACGGCGCTGAAACCAAAGTGCCCACATTCCACGGCGTGGTGGTACGCGAAGACTTCGCCAAGAAGTACCCCGAGTTTGTGGTGGCCTACATCAAGGCATTGATGGAAGCCAACGACTGGGTACGCAAAAACCCGGTGCAGGCCGCAGCCAAAATTGAAGAATGGACCCGCATTGAGAAAGAAGTGGCGTACATGTTTTTGGGCCCAGGCGGTGTACACACCCTAGACCCCACCATCAAACCCAAGTGGGTTGAAACCGTGAAATACGATCACGGTGTACTCAAGCGCATGGGCCGCGTGAAGGAATTCGATGCAGATGCCTGGGTAGACGAAACCTACGTGAAGCAAGCCTTCAAGGAATTGGGTTTGGACTACGCCAAGCAAAAGGCCAGCACCACCAACTATGAAATTAGCGGCACCGACCCGCTGTGCGGCGGCAAAATTACCGAACCACGCCAAGCTGGCGAAGTGTGGATAGAGGGCGGCGCTATTACTGCCTACAAGTCGGCCAATTGCACGCTGGCTGCCATCAAGAAAGCCCAAGGAGAAGGCAAGAAAATTGGCGTGGCCTATGTGTACGACCAAAGCATGAAGATCAAGGTGTTTGCCGACAAAGCATTTTATTCCCTGAAAGCCGGTGCCAAAACTCCCGAGATTGTGCCCTTTCTGTTGAAGAAAGACGCAGAGGCTTTTGCCGCGAAGAACGGCGGCAAAGTGGGCCTCTATGACGATGCACTTGCACTTGCAGTAGTGGGGAAATAA
- a CDS encoding mobile mystery protein A, with the protein MDKSYRWLQLRQADKQLKPLLKKTFPPRPSCGWIQAIREALGMTAVSLAQRLNVRNSTVHKLEKSEADDSISLASLRKVAAALDCELHYVLVPKMPLEAKLKEQANTVARRHMQPVAHTMSLEDQAVGTKAQQAQLELIAKELLDGNWRELW; encoded by the coding sequence ATGGACAAGTCCTACCGCTGGCTGCAATTGCGCCAGGCCGACAAGCAATTAAAACCTTTGCTTAAGAAAACCTTCCCGCCGCGGCCGTCCTGCGGTTGGATACAGGCCATTCGGGAGGCTCTTGGCATGACTGCTGTATCGCTCGCTCAGCGCCTCAATGTAAGAAACTCCACGGTGCATAAGCTAGAGAAAAGTGAGGCCGACGATAGCATCTCGCTAGCCTCTCTGCGCAAGGTTGCCGCTGCACTCGACTGCGAACTGCACTATGTTCTCGTGCCGAAAATGCCCCTAGAGGCCAAGCTGAAGGAGCAAGCCAATACCGTGGCTAGAAGGCATATGCAACCCGTGGCGCATACCATGTCGCTTGAGGATCAAGCCGTTGGTACCAAAGCGCAGCAGGCTCAATTAGAGCTGATTGCAAAAGAGCTGCTTGACGGCAACTGGCGCGAGTTGTGGTGA
- the fdxA gene encoding ferredoxin FdxA, whose protein sequence is MTFVVTQACIKCKYTDCVSVCPVDCFHEGPNFLVINPEGCIDCGVCIPECPASAIYEEGNVPADQQEFIEINARLAQLWPVIDSAKEPLEDADAWVDITNKKQYLEEACTDKA, encoded by the coding sequence ATGACATTCGTGGTGACGCAAGCCTGTATTAAATGCAAATACACCGACTGCGTGTCGGTGTGCCCGGTGGATTGCTTTCACGAGGGGCCGAACTTCCTCGTGATTAATCCTGAAGGCTGTATCGATTGTGGTGTGTGCATTCCTGAATGCCCAGCCAGTGCAATTTACGAAGAAGGCAATGTTCCAGCGGACCAGCAGGAATTCATTGAAATCAATGCAAGGTTGGCTCAGCTGTGGCCGGTGATTGACAGCGCCAAAGAGCCGCTGGAAGACGCTGACGCCTGGGTTGATATCACGAACAAAAAGCAGTACCTGGAGGAAGCCTGCACAGACAAGGCCTAA
- a CDS encoding YeiH family protein yields the protein MRVLQAPNTALPFGLLLSFLLAALAWLGAVPGGLASWGLGLLPLAMFLGMALGNTAPALVRHGQVGFGFARRHVMRTGIALFGFQLGFADLLAVGWQGVLAAVFVVASTLGLAAWLGKRMGLQASSFLLIGAGSAICGGAAIAAADSVLRAPPAATSAALGTAVVFGTLSMFAIPGFQWLFNLQADFTGLWLGLSVHELGHVVAGAALVGGEAPAFALIEKMLRVALLAPAMVWLAWHMVREQRKQPGAQVSHVSMQPPLFLWGFLLAVVLKSTGVLSIPLETALVDLSQLLMATGLAALGVGTRWLDLRAAGGKVWVLGGALCIHLWAAGFVLVHVIQSGAAAH from the coding sequence ATGCGCGTTCTTCAAGCCCCCAACACCGCCTTGCCTTTTGGTTTGCTGCTCAGCTTTTTGCTGGCTGCATTGGCCTGGCTGGGCGCTGTACCGGGTGGCCTTGCAAGTTGGGGCCTTGGCTTGTTGCCTCTGGCCATGTTCCTGGGCATGGCACTTGGCAATACCGCTCCTGCCTTGGTTCGGCACGGTCAAGTTGGGTTTGGTTTTGCTCGCCGCCATGTCATGCGCACGGGCATTGCCTTGTTTGGTTTCCAGTTGGGGTTTGCGGATTTGCTCGCCGTGGGTTGGCAAGGTGTATTGGCGGCGGTGTTTGTTGTGGCAAGTACTTTGGGGTTGGCGGCTTGGTTGGGCAAGCGCATGGGCTTGCAGGCCAGCAGTTTTCTGCTGATTGGTGCTGGCAGCGCAATTTGCGGGGGTGCAGCCATTGCTGCGGCAGATTCGGTATTGCGTGCGCCACCCGCGGCCACCTCAGCTGCCTTGGGCACAGCCGTGGTGTTTGGCACGCTTAGCATGTTTGCCATACCGGGGTTTCAGTGGCTGTTTAATTTGCAGGCCGATTTCACTGGCCTTTGGCTGGGCTTAAGCGTGCATGAATTGGGGCATGTGGTAGCGGGCGCTGCGCTGGTGGGTGGTGAAGCACCCGCATTCGCATTGATCGAGAAAATGTTGCGTGTGGCCTTGCTGGCGCCGGCCATGGTGTGGCTGGCCTGGCACATGGTGCGCGAGCAGCGCAAACAGCCAGGCGCTCAAGTCAGCCATGTGTCCATGCAACCCCCTTTGTTTCTGTGGGGGTTCTTGTTGGCAGTGGTGTTGAAATCCACGGGTGTGCTGAGTATTCCACTGGAAACTGCTTTGGTTGATTTGTCCCAGTTGTTAATGGCCACCGGGCTGGCGGCTTTGGGCGTGGGCACGCGCTGGCTTGATTTGCGCGCTGCGGGCGGGAAGGTGTGGGTGCTGGGTGGTGCCTTGTGCATTCACCTTTGGGCAGCAGGATTCGTCTTGGTGCACGTGATTCAAAGCGGTGCTGCAGCGCATTAA